AAGATCTAACTTGTTGAAGAAATAAGCATACAAGATGCatattttctattgaaatttgCTTCTCTCTTTGAGGTCTGAATCTAGTTCCTGGGAAACTTGTAAATAAGTTTACTGTATCTTGTCCTGAATTTCAAGCTGGTAAAATTCTTTCTTTATTTCAAATTAGTTTATCTTCTAAATACTTATCTTATGCCAATGTCCTATAAACAGTTGTTTAATACAACATTTCCAGTTATTTAGTTGCTGGACTTATATTTATTAGATAATGGATTTTCTCTTACTATGTAACTTGTGGATGTTGCAGAGATCTACTATCACTTGTGACGCCAGCATAAGCGGCAAGCAGGAAACAGATTGTAAAAATTCTGAACTTCTATACTTTCATGTACTTTGGCTAATTTtaaatttgtctttttttttttttttcactttcatgTTCTTTTTCAAATTTCTGAACTTTTATACTGTTGCTCATTAAAAATGTGTCTCTACTAGCTTTTCTGTAGCTACTAAATTGCCACTGTATATAGACCTTTACTTTGCAAATTTTCATTTACCTTTTTAGAACTTCTGAGTTAGTTTAAATTTTGACCATCCCTATTGTTGGGCCTTCCAGATTGTTATTTGATGGAAGATACGGAACTAGCTCAGAGTATGGCTGCTCTTGGACTCCCAGTTTCTTTCAAGACAAATAAGCAGGTAAGTGCCCACTGAAGATCAATAATCCAGTTTGCGTGAACTTTGGATTTTCTAATGGTATGAGCTTTCCATCTTTTATTTATTTGGTGTTTGCGTTATATTAACCTGTTTATCCATTGTAGAGAAAGGTGTCTACTTCAGCGAAGAGAAAGGGAATGCTGGTGAAATCTaagtatgctcataatgatgtagAGGAACAAGATCCTGgcatttctaaagttgaaaaggTTCTTCGTGATGGCACAATTTTACCTGTTTCCATCAATAGTACAGAATGGGTAGCTTCTAATCTTGATGATTTAGAGGAAAGTCCTAGTAGCAGTGTGCACTTTGATGAACAGTTTGTATGTGAAACTGCTGTAACCACTAGTGAGGTTGGTGAAAGTCAAGATTGTGATGAAATAATCACATTGGAACATGTGGTTGATGAATTTCAAACATCTGGTGGCAATGTAGATGTTAAAATTTTAGACCATAATAAGAATTTAGATACTGGAAGTTTTACGCAAGATGTTTCGGAAGAGTTGAGCTCTGGACATTATTTGGAGTTGCCTAACAAACAGGTTCTCTCCTATACCATTTGATTTTACAAgtacaaaagagaaaaatatttttgattgacTAGATCTGTGGCTCTGCAATGCTCTGTTGAGCCTTCTCACTTGTTCTTCGAGTGATCTTGCAGGAGTCTGATAATACTTCTGTATGCTTGGAAGTTGGTGACTGGAGGGTATTATGGGATGATTATTATCGGAGAAACTACTTTTACGACTCCATAACACAGGAGACAACTTGGTACGCTCCTCCGGGATTCGCGTATCTGGCATCCAACCAATCTACTTCTAATGGCTTGTCTGCTGATGCAGCTGAACAGCATTCAGGCTTTGAGATTGATTGTGATACTGACAGACATCAGGATGCAAATGTAATACAAGCTGAAAGTGATCCACTCCTGGAAAACGAAATTGTTATAGATCAGATGTTATCAGATTCCTCTGATAAAAGCAACTATGTTAATTGTCTTGGTATAAATCGTGGCTCTGAAAGTTTCAACACGATCACCAATGCCAAAGAAGTTTCAGAGTATCTATTTTCAGACCATCCTACATGCATCAATGACAATACCAGAGGTTGCACTATACAATCTTCTCCCTACAGCTTCTTTTGATCCGCACATTAGATGTTAGCTACCATAAATGGTTAAACTTCAGTAAAAGTTTCAGTTCTGAAAAGTGTAGAGGACTAATACAAAGCTGGTACTTGTGATCTCTGAAACAGATGAGCTTGAAACTTTGGATAAACAAGCAGAGAAAGTCACTCACGATGAGGCATCACTTGAAATTCCCATACAAAACTGGTACACTGAAAAATATGAATGCTCTCTCTTTGTTGAAGTATTTGTTTTGTTCTCAAGACAGTCATTTTAATTTCATGTTGATATGATTTTATGGCAGTTTGATCACTTCATCAGATGAGATAGGTTATGATGGAGAAGGAAATGAAGGCTCTATGACAGATGAGCTGGGCAATAATTATGTGTCTCTTAATGGCAAAAAGAAGAGGAGAGCAAGAAGGCAAAAATCAGGTgaacaaaattatgtaaaaagATATGCAAATGCTAGATATAGTAACTTATTCTTTTGCAGTTCTCTTTTTAATTAAGGTCAAGATCAGGATGACAAGAGGTATATATGGGGTTAGATGAGACAAAATGTTTGCATTTGTGGGGTAGGTGTAGTATCTAGTAAGGATAAAATCACAAAAAAAAGGCTTAAGATGAGTTGGACATGTTGAAAGGAATTATTAGATGCATCACTTAATCAATATGATTTAGTTCCTATTAGTGGTTACAAGAGAAAATAGTGGTTAT
This Musa acuminata AAA Group cultivar baxijiao chromosome BXJ1-2, Cavendish_Baxijiao_AAA, whole genome shotgun sequence DNA region includes the following protein-coding sequences:
- the LOC103968759 gene encoding uncharacterized protein LOC103968759, with protein sequence MAAAETEVDGPAIRTLGALFSVSTVYLSDDVRVSNLEVSDRIGSLEEEEEEGEESESRRSTITCDASISGKQETDYCYLMEDTELAQSMAALGLPVSFKTNKQRKVSTSAKRKGMLVKSKYAHNDVEEQDPGISKVEKVLRDGTILPVSINSTEWVASNLDDLEESPSSSVHFDEQFVCETAVTTSEVGESQDCDEIITLEHVVDEFQTSGGNVDVKILDHNKNLDTGSFTQDVSEELSSGHYLELPNKQESDNTSVCLEVGDWRVLWDDYYRRNYFYDSITQETTWYAPPGFAYLASNQSTSNGLSADAAEQHSGFEIDCDTDRHQDANVIQAESDPLLENEIVIDQMLSDSSDKSNYVNCLGINRGSESFNTITNAKEVSEYLFSDHPTCINDNTRDELETLDKQAEKVTHDEASLEIPIQNCLITSSDEIGYDGEGNEGSMTDELGNNYVSLNGKKKRRARRQKSEPKSPGVYEGVSASTFKYWCQRYSLFTRYDSGIKLDEEGWFSVTPEPIARHHANRCGGGVVIDCFAGVGGNSIQFAIKSNYVIAIDIDPQKVEFAYHNSTIYGVRDKIDFVQGDFFKMAAYMKGDSVFLSPPWGGPDYAKVQTYDIRSMLKPHDGYHLFKIASRIASKVVIYLPRNVDFNQLAELSLSVDPPWTLEVEKNILNGRLKAVTAYFTSTS